Proteins encoded within one genomic window of Lysinibacillus louembei:
- a CDS encoding IS3 family transposase: protein MKRQLKQLQNKAHFTFLELDEYIHWFNNIRIHGTLGY from the coding sequence ATTAAAAGGCAATTAAAACAGTTACAAAATAAAGCCCATTTCACCTTCCTTGAACTTGATGAGTATATTCACTGGTTCAATAATATCCGAATTCATGGAACTTTAGGCTATTAA
- a CDS encoding class I SAM-dependent methyltransferase: MVIIQYSKYLDSLSKLGIEGAHPGGINLTKAIFKRENISRNSHILDIGCGTGQTAAYLARKYGAKVTGIDIHPTMVARAERRMQKHRLPVKIIQASAEKIPLPDNHFDFIISESVLSFVNKPRALKEIFRLLKNRGRFIAIEQTINQRLKEKEEHEIKQFYGFDSLTMKKDWVALLKQAGFEHIRIQKNTSIHSVPDLHYSNDMEPELYEIMEKHFDILSRYEEKLGYRIYSCTK, translated from the coding sequence GTGGTCATAATTCAATATTCTAAGTACCTAGATTCTTTATCTAAGCTCGGTATTGAGGGAGCACATCCTGGTGGTATTAATCTAACAAAGGCAATATTCAAGAGGGAGAATATTAGCAGAAACTCACACATTCTAGATATAGGCTGCGGTACTGGCCAAACTGCTGCCTATTTAGCTCGCAAATATGGCGCAAAAGTAACCGGCATAGATATTCATCCAACAATGGTTGCAAGAGCCGAAAGAAGAATGCAAAAACATCGCTTACCAGTAAAAATAATCCAAGCCTCAGCAGAAAAAATCCCGCTACCAGATAATCATTTTGATTTTATTATTTCTGAATCTGTTCTTTCTTTTGTCAACAAGCCTAGAGCCCTTAAAGAAATCTTTCGCTTATTAAAAAATAGAGGTCGCTTCATTGCAATTGAACAAACAATTAACCAGCGACTCAAGGAAAAAGAGGAACATGAAATTAAACAATTTTATGGATTTGATTCCCTTACTATGAAAAAAGATTGGGTAGCACTACTGAAACAGGCAGGCTTTGAACATATTCGTATACAAAAAAACACTTCCATCCATTCAGTGCCTGATCTCCATTATTCAAATGATATGGAGCCTGAGCTTTACGAGATTATGGAAAAACATTTTGATATCCTATCCAGATATGAAGAGAAATTGGGCTATAGAATTTATTCCTGTACAAAATAA
- a CDS encoding GNAT family N-acetyltransferase, which produces MIYKNNLEGISHEMLEGFFIDWPNPPSTETHLNILNNSNKIVIAIDTTTNKAVGFITAISDGVISAYIPLLEVLPAYKNKGIGKELVQRMLQELDDIYMIDLCCDENLIPYYKKFGMMTATGMVKRNYTMQSGKI; this is translated from the coding sequence GTGATATATAAAAATAATCTTGAGGGCATTTCTCACGAGATGTTAGAAGGCTTTTTTATAGACTGGCCCAATCCACCAAGTACAGAAACTCATTTAAACATATTAAATAATAGTAATAAAATAGTCATTGCAATAGATACTACTACCAATAAAGCTGTTGGATTCATTACGGCAATTAGTGATGGAGTTATTTCTGCCTATATTCCACTCCTCGAAGTTTTACCAGCATATAAAAATAAAGGTATCGGTAAGGAATTAGTTCAAAGAATGCTTCAAGAGCTGGATGATATTTATATGATTGATTTATGCTGCGACGAAAATCTAATTCCCTACTATAAAAAATTTGGGATGATGACTGCAACAGGCATGGTAAAAAGAAATTATACGATGCAGTCAGGGAAAATTTAA
- a CDS encoding helix-turn-helix domain-containing protein has translation MAQLMNIQDFSERTGISKSALRYYEQKNLLFPWGRSTNGYRLYSDDQIATVKLISSLRLAGIPIKDIQIYLLENEETRRQEMMENWIYNVKKTRDLLMVSLRYLESDSISKEIYLIEKNAEQIIWFTAESKTGEFKGHFSKRRGELQKLNIPFKNCYLKYLSGKDFIKAQIGFGVPTDLKINDLTEFALIENMPKCICIAMPFNEPLSKIQNSYNKLMSYALEHKWTPIAPILERYYGENFTELELLMPVTQIERRGE, from the coding sequence ATGGCTCAGCTTATGAATATACAGGACTTTTCCGAAAGAACGGGCATTTCTAAAAGTGCACTAAGGTATTATGAGCAGAAAAATTTACTTTTTCCTTGGGGAAGAAGTACAAATGGCTATCGCTTATATTCTGATGACCAAATTGCAACAGTGAAGTTAATTTCAAGCTTACGCTTAGCTGGAATACCTATAAAAGATATTCAAATTTATTTATTGGAAAACGAAGAGACAAGACGACAGGAAATGATGGAAAATTGGATTTACAACGTAAAAAAGACACGAGACCTTTTAATGGTGAGTTTACGCTACCTAGAAAGTGACTCTATAAGTAAGGAAATTTATTTAATAGAAAAAAATGCAGAGCAAATTATTTGGTTTACTGCCGAATCTAAAACGGGGGAATTTAAAGGACATTTTTCGAAAAGAAGAGGTGAATTGCAAAAGTTAAATATTCCATTTAAAAATTGTTACTTGAAATATTTATCTGGTAAAGATTTTATTAAAGCCCAAATTGGCTTTGGCGTTCCGACTGACTTAAAAATAAATGATTTAACAGAATTTGCTTTAATAGAAAACATGCCTAAATGCATCTGTATCGCAATGCCTTTTAATGAGCCACTATCTAAAATCCAAAATAGTTACAATAAACTAATGTCCTATGCACTCGAACATAAGTGGACACCAATAGCGCCCATACTAGAAAGGTACTACGGTGAGAATTTTACCGAGTTGGAGTTGTTAATGCCTGTCACTCAAATTGAAAGAAGAGGAGAATGA
- a CDS encoding C45 family peptidase, with protein MKELTIRVVELQGSYFEQGLKQSEEIKSTQLSLLETLSSNSNVKKAKEILKAISPNLLEELRGLANGLNMELDTVIRLYSGYDISFPSMGCTAFINDDYYVRNYDFSPELYDARLVFSQPIDGYASVGFSQQMIGRLDGMNEKGLVVGLHFVNNEDKEEGFIATTIVRLLLNQCACIEEAIDLISIIPHGFCYNYSITDQSGRGVLVEASPQKQFVSFGNPLICTNHFDSQALREKNREEIQESVKRKAYINSLLTKKLSPIAAYHHFNDGDSPLFYKYYKEYFGTLHTVVYLPKDLSIIIGIGENSEPIMLSLTGYLDGTCSLPKVIKGTIN; from the coding sequence ATGAAAGAATTAACGATAAGAGTAGTCGAGTTACAGGGCAGTTATTTCGAGCAGGGTTTAAAGCAAAGTGAGGAAATTAAATCGACACAGCTTAGTTTGCTTGAGACGTTGAGCTCTAATTCAAATGTGAAGAAGGCGAAGGAGATACTAAAGGCTATTTCGCCGAATCTTTTAGAAGAACTTAGAGGTTTAGCAAATGGATTAAATATGGAACTAGATACAGTAATAAGACTTTATAGCGGTTATGATATATCCTTTCCATCAATGGGATGCACCGCCTTTATAAATGACGACTATTATGTACGGAATTATGATTTTAGCCCAGAGCTGTATGATGCAAGGCTCGTTTTTTCTCAGCCAATCGATGGATATGCAAGTGTTGGGTTTAGCCAGCAAATGATTGGAAGGCTTGATGGTATGAATGAAAAAGGGCTTGTTGTCGGATTGCACTTTGTAAATAATGAGGATAAAGAAGAAGGGTTTATTGCGACGACAATAGTGAGACTGTTGTTGAATCAGTGTGCATGCATAGAAGAGGCAATCGACTTAATTTCTATTATTCCTCATGGGTTTTGCTACAATTATTCGATTACAGACCAAAGTGGAAGAGGCGTGTTGGTGGAAGCTTCTCCTCAGAAGCAATTTGTCAGCTTCGGAAATCCGCTAATCTGTACAAATCATTTTGATTCACAAGCATTACGAGAAAAAAATAGGGAAGAGATACAAGAATCAGTAAAGCGTAAGGCGTATATAAATAGTCTATTAACAAAGAAGCTTTCACCAATAGCTGCATATCATCATTTTAATGATGGAGATTCCCCTTTGTTTTACAAATACTACAAAGAGTATTTCGGAACGCTGCATACAGTTGTTTATTTACCAAAAGATTTAAGCATCATAATTGGTATTGGTGAGAATAGTGAACCAATAATGCTGTCATTAACAGGATATTTGGATGGAACTTGCAGTCTACCTAAAGTTATAAAAGGAACAATTAATTAA
- a CDS encoding GNAT family N-acetyltransferase, translated as MFERCNFWAGIRNGNNELIAFGYVCGMGLEHGYMEDIMVHPEYQGKGIGVKLVKELLRESERFGLGIVTVTYEEKNTNFYKTCGFTPSAGGVWQLDL; from the coding sequence TTGTTTGAACGTTGTAATTTTTGGGCTGGTATTAGAAATGGGAATAATGAACTAATTGCCTTTGGTTATGTTTGTGGAATGGGCTTAGAACATGGCTATATGGAAGATATTATGGTTCATCCGGAATACCAAGGAAAAGGAATTGGTGTTAAGTTAGTAAAAGAATTATTGCGAGAATCTGAACGTTTTGGATTAGGAATTGTAACAGTAACATATGAGGAGAAAAATACTAATTTTTATAAAACCTGCGGCTTTACACCAAGCGCAGGTGGGGTATGGCAATTAGATTTGTAA
- a CDS encoding NUDIX hydrolase, whose translation MTNQTHVNWGGHRIKLTWLPNEIIDIKKVTSVHGYCFYKGNVLLVNVEGREFNIPGGHIETEERPEETFRREAYEEGYVEGNIQYLGAIETSHEDNPLFVEGGKYPLVGYQLFYRMDIEKCHPFLRENETITRIWVEPEEVQHVMNDHELSLLVLEEVMSVK comes from the coding sequence GTGACAAATCAAACACATGTTAATTGGGGTGGACATAGAATCAAGCTGACGTGGTTACCTAATGAAATTATAGATATTAAAAAAGTTACAAGTGTTCACGGATATTGCTTTTATAAAGGCAATGTCTTATTGGTAAATGTAGAAGGAAGAGAGTTTAATATTCCTGGTGGGCACATTGAAACAGAAGAAAGGCCAGAAGAAACATTTCGAAGAGAGGCATATGAGGAGGGCTATGTAGAGGGGAATATTCAATATCTTGGAGCTATTGAGACTAGTCACGAAGATAATCCTTTGTTTGTGGAGGGTGGAAAGTATCCACTTGTTGGCTATCAACTCTTTTACAGAATGGATATAGAAAAGTGCCATCCATTCCTTCGAGAGAACGAAACTATCACTCGAATATGGGTGGAGCCAGAGGAAGTTCAACATGTTATGAATGACCATGAGCTTTCTTTATTAGTATTAGAAGAAGTGATGAGTGTAAAATAA
- a CDS encoding leucine-rich repeat domain-containing protein: MISLHENEAYLAQLITSVTIPNSVKHIGHSAFLNNQLTKITLPSKLKSIGRHAFSSNKLTTITVPNSVTSILGDIVSGNPIKSYTLPDHLQMKKDKVYQDLYYTIINNNGKKEIKITSYNQKTTKTKFTIPAKINNLPVTEIGHFAFTPHLTPLGLEQYDYTKKIVSQFSLPNSIRKIGISAFDSTNFNQNIEVKLPTSLVEISDYAFANNNMSNAKKQLIIPAKVKSIGKNAFLYNQLRGVTIPNSVTTLGKGAFSSNSMNKVVIGNGVTSIHDYAFFGNKITTLTLPKTLQSIGNSAFAVNQLPRLVLPNNVVHIGKNAFSENLITSVSLPSKLTTIDAETFTHNKLKTLTIPASVISFDFSSVYSNSIQSVVLKGSKTTVTKAYTDQIIKSIYTDAAYTQAWSAWDTLQNKPVTLYLRY, from the coding sequence ATGATTTCGTTACATGAGAACGAAGCCTATTTAGCACAATTAATCACTAGTGTGACGATTCCAAATTCAGTTAAGCACATTGGACATAGTGCTTTTTTAAACAATCAATTAACAAAAATCACGTTACCGAGTAAATTAAAATCAATTGGCCGTCACGCATTCTCATCTAACAAGCTTACTACGATTACAGTGCCGAATTCTGTCACATCGATTTTAGGTGATATTGTTAGCGGTAACCCAATTAAAAGCTATACTTTACCTGACCATTTGCAAATGAAAAAAGATAAAGTATATCAAGATTTGTACTATACAATTATAAATAATAATGGCAAAAAGGAAATTAAAATTACCAGCTATAATCAAAAAACAACAAAAACGAAATTTACTATCCCTGCAAAAATTAATAATTTGCCTGTCACTGAAATCGGGCATTTTGCCTTTACACCCCATTTAACACCACTTGGTTTAGAGCAATATGATTATACAAAGAAAATTGTGAGCCAATTTTCACTACCTAATTCGATTCGAAAGATTGGTATTTCTGCCTTTGATAGTACAAATTTCAATCAAAATATAGAGGTGAAGCTACCAACAAGCCTTGTAGAAATCAGCGACTACGCATTTGCTAATAACAATATGTCCAATGCGAAAAAGCAGCTCATCATCCCTGCCAAAGTCAAATCAATTGGTAAAAATGCCTTTCTCTATAATCAACTGCGAGGGGTGACAATACCTAATTCAGTTACGACACTAGGTAAAGGTGCCTTTAGTTCCAATTCCATGAACAAGGTTGTTATCGGTAATGGGGTAACTAGCATCCATGATTACGCATTTTTTGGAAATAAAATCACAACATTAACATTACCTAAAACCTTACAAAGTATTGGTAATAGCGCATTCGCAGTTAACCAATTACCACGCCTAGTATTGCCAAATAATGTTGTGCATATCGGCAAAAACGCATTTAGTGAAAATCTAATTACATCTGTCTCATTACCTAGTAAATTAACAACTATTGATGCGGAAACATTTACTCATAACAAGCTAAAAACCTTAACAATACCTGCTAGTGTAATATCCTTTGATTTTAGCTCTGTTTACAGCAATTCCATTCAAAGTGTTGTTCTAAAAGGTAGTAAAACAACTGTGACAAAAGCATATACTGATCAAATTATTAAGAGTATTTATACGGATGCGGCTTACACGCAGGCATGGTCTGCTTGGGATACTTTGCAAAATAAACCTGTGACGTTGTATTTGCGATATTAA
- a CDS encoding trimeric intracellular cation channel family protein gives MAWIFLHFIGIISYAATGAFVALEARFSFIGVYALGFITAFGGGLIRNLIIGVPATELWEHSAIFTVLITLTIIVLIPLKWIDHWRRWGLFFDSIGLASFALQGAMLASEAFSNDLGLMILAALFTGVGGGLIRDTIAGRKPLALKEEIHAILTILCAIPIWFGWSSPLELTLIVLIVIAIRMSAIHYNWRLPLPCHYDRNKKM, from the coding sequence ATGGCTTGGATTTTCCTACATTTTATTGGCATTATTTCTTATGCTGCTACCGGGGCTTTTGTTGCTCTTGAAGCGAGATTTTCTTTTATCGGAGTATACGCACTAGGCTTTATTACAGCCTTTGGGGGCGGATTAATTCGAAATTTAATTATTGGTGTTCCTGCTACTGAGCTTTGGGAGCATTCCGCTATTTTTACGGTGTTAATCACATTGACAATCATCGTATTAATTCCACTAAAGTGGATTGATCATTGGCGACGCTGGGGGTTATTTTTTGATTCAATTGGGCTTGCTTCCTTCGCTCTTCAAGGGGCAATGCTAGCCAGTGAAGCTTTTTCCAATGATTTAGGCTTAATGATTTTGGCAGCACTGTTTACTGGTGTAGGTGGCGGGCTGATTCGAGACACGATTGCTGGTCGAAAACCACTTGCATTGAAGGAAGAAATTCATGCTATTCTAACCATTCTATGTGCAATTCCTATTTGGTTTGGCTGGAGCTCTCCCCTTGAGCTCACATTGATTGTTCTTATTGTCATAGCAATCCGTATGTCTGCCATTCACTACAATTGGAGACTGCCTCTACCTTGTCATTATGATAGAAATAAAAAGATGTAG
- a CDS encoding response regulator transcription factor, with amino-acid sequence MNILICDDDKEIVRAISIYLENEGYQVFKAYDGIEAIDLIRNNVIHLIIMDIMMPKMDGITATMKIRQDNMIPVIMLSAKSEDYDKILGLNIGADDYMAKPFNPLELVARVKSQLRRYTTFGSLEVSSSVFQTGGLTIDDEKKIITVDKKEVHLTPVQYKILKLLTANAGRVFTIEEIYEKVWNESAINPENTVAVHIRKIREKIEINPKEPKYLKVVWGVGYKVEKY; translated from the coding sequence TTGAACATTTTGATTTGTGATGATGATAAAGAAATCGTTAGGGCGATTAGCATTTATTTAGAAAATGAGGGATATCAAGTATTCAAAGCCTATGATGGTATTGAGGCAATCGATTTAATTCGAAATAACGTTATCCATCTAATTATTATGGATATTATGATGCCAAAAATGGATGGCATTACAGCAACGATGAAAATTCGGCAAGATAATATGATTCCAGTTATTATGCTTTCTGCTAAGTCGGAGGATTATGACAAAATTCTTGGGTTAAATATTGGTGCAGACGATTATATGGCGAAGCCGTTTAATCCATTAGAGCTTGTAGCTCGAGTAAAATCGCAGCTAAGAAGGTATACGACATTCGGTAGTCTTGAGGTGAGCAGTAGTGTGTTTCAAACGGGTGGTCTAACGATTGATGATGAGAAGAAAATTATTACAGTTGATAAAAAAGAGGTACATTTAACACCGGTTCAATATAAAATTCTAAAGCTGCTCACAGCGAATGCTGGTCGAGTTTTCACAATCGAGGAAATTTATGAAAAGGTCTGGAATGAAAGTGCCATTAATCCAGAAAATACGGTTGCGGTTCATATTCGAAAGATTCGCGAAAAAATTGAAATTAATCCGAAAGAGCCGAAGTATTTAAAAGTGGTATGGGGAGTTGGATATAAAGTTGAAAAATATTAG
- a CDS encoding HAMP domain-containing sensor histidine kinase, with translation MKNISHALITKVVVFLLAVICVMGATKTIVDMGTNNIHLSSINQENYFESRTSADESRRLINALTQLVGKYKSENYIFSGKTLTEEDIREIEEELYIDFRHSYKYDSNLNEAENKRIYKEQYAADIASKKEERMREQVREFYRLLSMLEAYGDIVFYATDGEHVFSNSELNKAEQFKSFGAYMLFEDYQQKLYPKEMKESDYLHYFTGSVENLNPQTDVIYIGFKESYLQQKISQWEKDKEIAKSLLNEFLLFLAGFIVSFVYLIIVIGKTSFKDKNIHFYATDKLYNDVNIAVVMCLVAIWLAMMFELLQGIYMLLALPILMIALSLVLSLVKHIKNKSLIQHTLIYQILKTFFLWGKNVFDSGSTGMKIVLLVIGYPIVVAATFFMFPITIGVAAWLAMKKVKSFNRIKEGVEQIKNGNLQHRIEVDGKGEFSQLAGNINSITDGLKKSVDSEIKSERLKTELITNVSHDIRTPLTSIITYVDLLKIENDPERIAEYVDVLDQKSKRLKQLTDDLFEAAKASSGSMPVQLERIDIVSLLTQGIGEMAEKIEASALDVKLALPNEKVYAKADGKLLWRAIENLFSNIFKYAQPASRVYIDVEDLGNELLVTFKNISAYELNISADELMERFTRGDESRSSQGSGLGLSIAESLVHLQHGKFLVRVDGDLFKAMIYLPKFPAE, from the coding sequence TTGAAAAATATTAGTCATGCGTTAATTACAAAGGTAGTTGTCTTTTTACTTGCCGTGATTTGTGTAATGGGGGCAACAAAAACCATCGTGGATATGGGAACTAATAATATTCACCTTAGCAGTATCAACCAAGAGAATTATTTTGAAAGTCGAACATCTGCCGACGAAAGCCGTCGCCTTATAAATGCTTTAACGCAATTAGTTGGGAAATATAAAAGTGAAAATTACATTTTCAGTGGTAAGACGCTAACAGAAGAAGATATTAGAGAAATCGAGGAAGAGCTATATATTGATTTCCGTCATTCCTACAAATATGATTCAAATTTGAATGAAGCAGAAAATAAGCGCATATACAAAGAGCAATATGCAGCTGACATAGCTAGTAAAAAAGAAGAAAGAATGAGGGAGCAAGTAAGGGAATTTTATCGCTTACTCAGCATGCTAGAAGCATACGGAGATATCGTATTCTATGCGACTGATGGTGAGCATGTATTTTCCAATAGTGAACTCAATAAAGCAGAGCAATTTAAATCATTTGGTGCATACATGCTATTTGAGGATTACCAACAAAAGTTATATCCAAAGGAAATGAAAGAAAGCGACTATCTACATTACTTTACGGGTAGTGTAGAAAATTTGAATCCACAAACAGACGTTATTTATATAGGGTTTAAAGAATCTTATTTACAGCAAAAAATATCGCAATGGGAAAAGGACAAAGAGATTGCTAAAAGCCTTCTGAATGAATTTCTACTATTTTTAGCAGGGTTTATTGTATCGTTTGTTTATTTAATCATTGTTATTGGTAAAACATCATTCAAAGATAAAAATATTCATTTTTATGCTACTGACAAACTATATAATGATGTCAATATTGCGGTAGTTATGTGTTTAGTAGCAATATGGTTAGCAATGATGTTTGAGCTGTTGCAAGGTATATATATGCTTCTTGCACTACCGATTTTAATGATTGCCTTATCGCTAGTTTTGTCACTTGTAAAGCATATTAAAAATAAATCATTAATTCAGCATACGCTTATTTATCAAATACTTAAAACGTTTTTCCTTTGGGGCAAAAATGTATTTGATAGCGGCAGTACAGGTATGAAAATCGTGCTACTTGTTATTGGCTATCCAATTGTAGTTGCAGCAACGTTTTTCATGTTTCCTATTACAATAGGCGTAGCTGCGTGGCTTGCGATGAAAAAAGTGAAGTCGTTTAACCGCATTAAAGAGGGTGTAGAGCAAATTAAAAATGGCAATTTACAGCATCGCATTGAAGTGGATGGGAAAGGTGAATTTAGCCAGCTTGCAGGGAATATTAATAGTATTACAGATGGCTTAAAAAAGTCAGTGGATAGTGAGATCAAGAGTGAGCGTTTAAAAACAGAGCTTATTACGAATGTTTCACACGATATTCGGACACCTTTAACATCCATTATTACGTATGTCGATTTATTAAAAATAGAAAATGACCCTGAGCGCATTGCTGAATATGTAGATGTGTTAGATCAAAAATCAAAAAGGCTTAAGCAGTTAACAGATGATTTATTTGAAGCGGCGAAAGCTTCAAGCGGTAGCATGCCTGTTCAGTTAGAGCGGATTGATATCGTCTCATTACTAACACAAGGAATTGGAGAAATGGCTGAAAAAATTGAAGCATCTGCATTGGATGTTAAGCTAGCCCTCCCAAATGAAAAGGTATATGCCAAGGCTGATGGAAAGCTGTTATGGCGCGCCATCGAAAACCTATTCTCGAATATTTTTAAATATGCACAGCCTGCATCAAGGGTGTATATTGATGTTGAAGATTTAGGGAATGAATTACTTGTAACATTTAAAAATATTTCAGCATATGAACTGAATATTTCAGCTGATGAGCTAATGGAACGCTTTACAAGAGGAGATGAATCTAGATCAAGTCAAGGAAGTGGATTAGGGTTGTCCATTGCTGAAAGTCTTGTTCATCTTCAGCACGGTAAATTCCTAGTGCGAGTAGATGGTGATTTATTTAAAGCGATGATTTATTTACCGAAATTTCCAGCTGAATAG
- a CDS encoding NupC/NupG family nucleoside CNT transporter, translated as MHYIISILGIFVVLFLAWLASANRKEIKFKPIITMIVIQIVLSLLLLNTEFGLIIIRGIAAIFGTLLEYANEGVSFVFGGLTNEGQSPFFLNVLLPIVFISALIGILQHLKILPFLMKGIGLLLSKVNGMGKLESYNAVASLMVGQSEVFITLKKQLGLLSNQRLYTLCASAMSTVSMSIVGAYMTMLEPKYIVTALVLNLFGGFIIASIINPYTIDPSEDILEIQENEKQSFFEMLGEYILDGFKVAVIVGAMLIGFIALMAGFNHVFELLFNISFQTILGYLFAPIALIMGIPLSEAVNAGAIMATKLLTNEFVAMLDLSGGNFHFSERTTGILSVFLVSFANFSSIGIIVGAVKSLNEKQGNVVARFGLKLLYGATLVSILSSIIVSLIL; from the coding sequence GTGCACTACATTATTTCTATTTTAGGTATTTTTGTTGTATTGTTTTTGGCTTGGTTGGCAAGTGCCAATCGAAAAGAAATAAAATTCAAACCAATTATTACGATGATTGTTATTCAAATTGTTTTATCGTTGTTGCTGTTAAATACAGAGTTTGGATTAATCATTATTAGAGGGATAGCCGCTATTTTTGGTACGTTGCTTGAGTATGCAAACGAAGGGGTTTCCTTTGTATTTGGGGGCTTAACAAACGAGGGACAATCCCCATTCTTTTTAAATGTATTACTACCAATTGTATTTATTTCTGCGTTAATTGGAATTCTTCAGCACTTAAAAATCTTGCCATTCCTTATGAAGGGCATTGGATTACTGCTAAGTAAAGTAAATGGCATGGGGAAGCTTGAATCTTATAATGCCGTTGCTTCATTAATGGTTGGACAATCCGAGGTTTTCATCACATTAAAGAAACAGCTCGGTCTACTTTCAAATCAACGCTTATATACTTTATGTGCTTCCGCAATGTCCACAGTATCAATGTCTATAGTTGGAGCTTATATGACGATGCTAGAACCAAAATATATTGTCACTGCTTTAGTTTTAAATTTATTTGGTGGCTTCATTATAGCGAGCATCATTAATCCATACACAATTGATCCAAGCGAGGATATTTTAGAAATCCAGGAGAATGAAAAGCAGTCCTTTTTTGAAATGCTTGGCGAATATATTCTTGATGGCTTTAAGGTCGCTGTTATCGTAGGGGCTATGCTGATTGGCTTTATAGCATTAATGGCTGGATTCAACCATGTATTTGAGCTATTATTTAATATCTCGTTCCAGACGATATTAGGCTATTTATTTGCTCCAATTGCATTGATTATGGGGATTCCTCTCTCAGAAGCAGTTAATGCAGGTGCCATTATGGCAACAAAGCTGTTAACGAATGAGTTTGTAGCAATGCTAGATTTATCTGGGGGCAATTTTCACTTTAGCGAACGAACAACAGGTATTCTTTCTGTCTTCCTCGTTTCCTTCGCTAACTTTTCTTCTATTGGTATTATTGTTGGAGCTGTTAAAAGCCTCAATGAAAAGCAAGGGAATGTTGTCGCACGCTTTGGCTTAAAGCTTTTATACGGTGCTACACTCGTCAGCATTCTTTCAAGTATTATTGTCAGCCTTATCTTATAA